The nucleotide window AAGCTGCTATTGCATTTCAATCGGGATTTAACTGTAATATGGCTGCAGTATCGGCTATTATGGATAAACAGGATGCGATTTTATCAGATGAGTTAAATCACGCTTCTATTATTGACGGATGCAGACTGTCAGGTGCAAAAATAATCCGTTGCAAACATCAAGATATGAATGATTTAAGATTGAAGGCGAAAGAAGCTATAGAAAGTGGACTTTATAATAAAATAATGTATATTTCCGACGGAGTATTTTCTATGGACGGAGATGTAGCAAAAATAAAAGAAATAGTTGAAGTGGCAAAAGAATTCGGATTAATAACTTATATTGATGATGCTCACGGTTCGGGAGTAATGGGTGAAGGAGCAGGTACAGTTAAAGAATTTGGATGCTCTGCTGATATAGATATACAGGTAGGAACGCTTTCAAAAGCTGTCGGAGCTGTTGGAGGTTATGTTGCCGGAAGTAAGGAATTAATCGATTGGTTAAAAGTTAGAGGACGTCCATTTTTATTTTCGACATCTCTTACACCGGGAGCAGCGGCAGCAGCAAAAAAATCTATAGAAATAATTTCAACTGAAAAAGATTTAGTTAAAAAACTTTGGGAAAACAGTAGATATTTAAAACAGGAATTGAAAAAAATAGGTTATGATACAGGTGTATCGGTAACTCCTATAACTCCTGTTATTATTGGAGATGAAAATAAAACTCAATTATTTTCTAAAAGACTTATAGAAGAAGGAGTATATGCAAAATCTATTACATATCCTACAGTACCTTTAGGAACAGGACGTGTAAGAAATATGCCTCAAGCAAGTCACACAAAAGAGATGCTTGATGAAGTTGTGAGAATTTATGAAAAAGTAGGAAAAGAACTTAAAGTAATTTAAATTTTATATGATTAATAAAAATAAAAAATTCAGGG belongs to Pseudoleptotrichia goodfellowii and includes:
- a CDS encoding glycine C-acetyltransferase; this translates as MSNGVLKKFLSPKLRELKEKGLYNEIDVLDGANGPEIFINGRKLINLSSNNYLGLATREDVKQAEIEASKKYGAGAGAVRTINGTMVIHKELEETIAKFKHTEAAIAFQSGFNCNMAAVSAIMDKQDAILSDELNHASIIDGCRLSGAKIIRCKHQDMNDLRLKAKEAIESGLYNKIMYISDGVFSMDGDVAKIKEIVEVAKEFGLITYIDDAHGSGVMGEGAGTVKEFGCSADIDIQVGTLSKAVGAVGGYVAGSKELIDWLKVRGRPFLFSTSLTPGAAAAAKKSIEIISTEKDLVKKLWENSRYLKQELKKIGYDTGVSVTPITPVIIGDENKTQLFSKRLIEEGVYAKSITYPTVPLGTGRVRNMPQASHTKEMLDEVVRIYEKVGKELKVI